From a region of the Candidatus Korarchaeum sp. genome:
- a CDS encoding glycosyltransferase family 2 protein — protein sequence MRRIYLTLFLIFLNISLMPFFIGGMHTFLAYAFALIFAIYFSAQAFISMDSKLLGGAALFSLLIIVPISLALVASLESLSTFETILYGIIAFGFTLISWHYLLLVPLAAYYKRMEEIEARKPLLYRPLVSVIIPARNEEKVIGSTIRSVLESDYEPKEVVVVDDGSTDRTFEIASIYQGPKVKVLRRELGGRGKARALNFGLRFARGEVIVLMDADTIISRDAIKELVRKLQDPRVSAVAGNVMVRNKVNLLTKLQAIEYIATFHLFRKGLSVLGAVPIISGALGAFRRNVLESSGLYDIDTLTEDFDVTLKALKSGRIVQASSYALAFTEAPEKLKSLYRQRLRWYRGAYEVLIKHRDAFSLSGSTMLDFSLILMNNLIIPLIDFLSIISIIIAILRGLIWPLIIQIILFSTLQILINLFTLQLAEERDISLVFLPLFAIGYKQFHEILMLKCFFDVIIARMRGKSFSWTFIERRGLEEPKLRAGPRF from the coding sequence ATGAGGAGGATATATCTCACCCTCTTCCTGATCTTCCTCAATATCTCATTGATGCCCTTCTTCATAGGTGGGATGCACACATTCCTCGCTTACGCTTTCGCTCTGATATTCGCTATCTATTTCTCAGCTCAAGCTTTCATATCGATGGATAGCAAGCTGCTAGGAGGGGCCGCTCTCTTCTCCCTCCTCATAATAGTCCCCATCTCCTTAGCTTTAGTAGCCTCCCTGGAGAGCCTCAGCACCTTCGAGACGATCCTCTATGGGATAATAGCATTCGGCTTCACTTTGATATCTTGGCATTACCTCCTCTTGGTGCCCCTAGCTGCCTACTATAAGAGGATGGAGGAGATAGAGGCGAGGAAGCCCCTGCTCTACAGACCTCTGGTTAGCGTGATAATCCCAGCTAGGAACGAGGAGAAAGTGATAGGGTCCACGATAAGATCTGTTCTGGAGTCCGATTATGAGCCAAAGGAGGTAGTGGTAGTCGATGATGGATCTACGGATAGGACATTCGAGATAGCATCGATTTACCAGGGGCCCAAGGTCAAGGTCCTCAGGAGGGAACTAGGAGGCAGGGGGAAGGCCAGAGCCCTCAACTTCGGCTTGAGGTTCGCGAGAGGCGAAGTCATAGTCCTAATGGATGCTGACACTATAATAAGCAGGGATGCTATAAAAGAGCTAGTTAGAAAGCTTCAGGACCCCAGGGTATCTGCTGTAGCTGGTAACGTCATGGTTAGGAATAAAGTGAACTTATTGACGAAACTGCAGGCGATAGAATACATAGCGACTTTCCACTTATTCAGGAAGGGATTGAGCGTATTGGGGGCTGTTCCAATAATATCTGGAGCTCTTGGGGCATTCAGGAGAAACGTTTTAGAAAGTAGTGGTCTCTACGATATTGATACTTTAACAGAGGATTTCGACGTGACTTTGAAGGCCCTCAAGTCCGGGAGGATCGTTCAAGCGAGTTCATATGCTCTAGCTTTCACTGAAGCCCCTGAGAAGTTGAAGAGCTTGTATAGGCAGAGGTTGAGGTGGTATAGAGGGGCTTATGAAGTTCTAATAAAACATAGGGATGCATTCTCGCTCTCAGGCTCGACTATGCTTGACTTCTCACTGATCCTGATGAACAACTTAATAATACCTCTGATAGACTTCCTATCCATAATATCGATAATCATAGCAATATTGAGGGGCCTCATATGGCCCTTGATCATCCAGATAATCCTCTTCTCCACCCTACAGATATTAATAAATTTATTTACATTGCAATTGGCTGAGGAGAGAGATATCTCACTAGTATTTCTCCCGCTGTTCGCAATAGGCTACAAGCAGTTCCACGAGATCTTAATGCTGAAGTGCTTCTTCGACGTCATAATAGCTAGGATGAGGGGGAAGAGCTTCTCATGGACTTTCATAGAGAGGAGGGGCCTAGAGGAGCCTAAGTTGAGAGCTGGCCCCCGATTTTAA
- a CDS encoding MBL fold metallo-hydrolase produces MLRGLGDGIQVLPGSPSTLFIPSSDGYYIIDPGSSEERRAYIEAQGKIKAVLITHSHSDHILAARDLRSELGVFAPLSETPFIESPELREATTFGGYAPWKLIFHVEAVPLKVDNPFRLPFNLDGIEAIPLPGHTFGQVGYVARGILYAADSFFGDKLLKNVVIPYFLDFETAMSTIEFLRDNAREFEKIVPSHGPIVEGRRAIELLEMNMRAMESIREKVISILRGRKMCVEALSARILREGGAELTPGSIILSSVTIRSLLSRLYERGIVDAEASEEGILWKLND; encoded by the coding sequence ATGCTCAGAGGATTAGGCGATGGCATCCAAGTGCTCCCGGGGAGCCCCTCAACTCTCTTCATCCCTTCATCGGATGGCTACTACATAATAGATCCGGGATCTTCCGAGGAGAGGAGAGCTTATATAGAGGCTCAGGGGAAGATAAAAGCTGTTCTGATAACTCACTCACACTCGGATCATATATTAGCCGCTAGGGATTTGAGATCCGAACTGGGCGTTTTCGCTCCCCTCTCCGAGACCCCCTTCATAGAGTCCCCGGAGCTCAGGGAGGCCACTACGTTCGGGGGTTACGCTCCCTGGAAATTGATATTCCACGTAGAGGCAGTTCCCCTGAAAGTGGATAATCCATTCAGGCTGCCCTTCAATTTAGATGGGATAGAGGCGATCCCCCTACCTGGCCATACATTCGGGCAAGTGGGTTATGTAGCCAGAGGGATTTTGTACGCTGCCGATTCCTTCTTCGGAGATAAACTCCTGAAGAACGTTGTGATCCCTTACTTCTTGGATTTCGAGACCGCTATGAGTACTATAGAGTTCTTGAGGGATAATGCGAGGGAATTCGAGAAGATAGTCCCCTCACACGGGCCTATAGTCGAGGGAAGGAGGGCTATAGAGCTCCTAGAGATGAACATGAGGGCGATGGAATCGATAAGGGAGAAAGTGATATCGATCCTCAGGGGGAGGAAGATGTGCGTCGAAGCTCTATCAGCTAGGATATTGAGGGAGGGAGGTGCTGAACTGACCCCGGGATCTATAATACTCTCCTCAGTGACTATAAGGTCCCTGCTCTCCAGGCTCTATGAGAGGGGCATAGTGGATGCTGAAGCTAGTGAGGAAGGCATACTTTGGAAGCTCAACGATTGA
- the brxL gene encoding BREX system Lon protease-like protein BrxL, protein MKEQGREFISESTLSRDLERKLLIFFDSSCVVEKGFHLNLSAYKIPRYIEEYLILKLCSDIPLPKCPSWIAEYLRELRPEPEEKDVVLNRLMSKGEQFILDDFKVVTDIKSGVHRLEIPVLNLKNAMIDPRILEEHENLLRNGVWGIGKLIFDDGRRYGDKKSEPVLMVEFHPYEISSFDIEYFRGARPHFTDEEWMDILIQSLGLNPSSYDFEQKILYLMRLVPLIECNVNMMEFGPRASGKSYLYKNISHKVRVISGGRASPSELFYNKLTKTIGLIGLMDAVVFDEINYLSLSGTEEMIGKLKDYMESGNYERGGKLVSSDCSLVFIGNVESIPSSPRDIDSFLPEFARDTALMDRIHGILPGWKLPKIRSSQEHIARGKGLSLDLISYWLHEMRKFDASTIARSFMKFGNVSIRDERALIRLVSGAIKLIYPDLKVRDRETMERIVDIAIEMRKLVRDWLRLKLPHEYPNELEVEFRWRSS, encoded by the coding sequence ATGAAGGAACAGGGTAGGGAGTTCATCTCAGAATCGACATTATCGAGGGATCTGGAGAGAAAGCTTTTGATATTCTTCGATTCCAGCTGCGTGGTTGAGAAGGGATTCCACTTAAACCTCTCCGCTTATAAGATCCCGCGTTATATAGAGGAGTATCTGATCCTGAAGTTGTGCAGTGATATCCCCCTACCCAAATGCCCCTCTTGGATCGCCGAGTATCTGAGGGAGCTGAGACCGGAGCCCGAGGAGAAAGACGTCGTATTGAACAGGCTCATGAGTAAAGGGGAGCAATTTATACTGGACGATTTCAAAGTAGTGACTGATATAAAGTCAGGGGTCCATAGGCTCGAGATACCCGTCCTGAACCTCAAGAACGCTATGATAGATCCTAGGATACTGGAAGAGCATGAGAACTTGCTTAGGAACGGTGTCTGGGGGATAGGAAAGCTGATCTTCGATGATGGGAGAAGATATGGGGATAAGAAATCAGAGCCCGTACTGATGGTGGAGTTCCACCCATATGAGATAAGCAGCTTCGATATCGAATACTTCCGAGGGGCGAGACCCCATTTCACTGATGAGGAATGGATGGATATCCTAATACAGAGTTTGGGCCTCAATCCCAGCTCTTACGATTTCGAGCAGAAGATCCTCTATCTGATGAGACTGGTCCCCCTCATAGAGTGCAACGTGAATATGATGGAGTTCGGGCCCAGGGCTTCGGGGAAGAGCTATCTCTACAAGAACATCTCCCATAAGGTCAGGGTAATATCGGGAGGGAGGGCCTCCCCCAGCGAACTCTTCTACAATAAGCTGACGAAGACGATAGGACTCATAGGCCTTATGGATGCCGTAGTATTCGATGAGATCAATTACTTGAGCTTGAGCGGGACTGAGGAGATGATAGGGAAGCTCAAGGACTATATGGAGAGCGGGAATTACGAGAGGGGAGGGAAGCTTGTATCGAGCGATTGTTCCCTCGTCTTCATCGGAAACGTTGAGAGTATACCCAGCTCGCCCCGCGACATCGATAGCTTCCTTCCGGAGTTCGCCAGGGACACAGCATTGATGGACAGGATACATGGCATATTACCTGGCTGGAAGCTCCCGAAGATAAGGAGCTCGCAGGAGCATATAGCGAGAGGGAAGGGCCTCTCCTTGGATCTCATATCATACTGGCTGCATGAGATGAGGAAGTTCGATGCCTCAACAATCGCGAGGAGCTTCATGAAGTTCGGGAACGTCAGTATAAGGGATGAGAGGGCCCTGATAAGGCTCGTCTCCGGGGCTATAAAGCTGATCTACCCAGACCTCAAGGTCAGGGATAGGGAGACCATGGAGAGGATAGTGGATATCGCGATAGAGATGAGGAAGCTAGTGAGGGATTGGTTGAGGCTGAAGCTTCCTCACGAATACCCCAACGAGCTCGAGGTGGAGTTCAGATGGAGATCGTCCTGA